A genome region from Triticum aestivum cultivar Chinese Spring chromosome 2B, IWGSC CS RefSeq v2.1, whole genome shotgun sequence includes the following:
- the LOC123042580 gene encoding uncharacterized protein, with amino-acid sequence MSSSSSARSSRVATCLVLVLLLVSLREASAGRLLLPAGDLSSEVKDQAVVDKYAPLLLAMLPRAPTPPSAPSGGTNEAGN; translated from the coding sequence atgtcttcttcttccagcgctcgAAGCAGCCGCGTGGCCACTTGCCTCGTGCTGGTTCTCCTGCTCGTCAGCCTGCGAGAAGCCTCCGCGGGGCGTCTGCTCCTGCCGGCCGGTGACCTGTCCAGCGAAGTGAAGGACCAGGCCGTCGTCGACAAGTACGCGCCGCTTCTGCTCGCCATGCTGCCGAgggccccgacgccgccgtccgccCCGAGCGGCGGCACGAATGAGGCCGGGAACTGA